The stretch of DNA TCGCGGGTAAGGTTTTCAACGATTTTAAAGTCGCGCGGTTGTTCCGTGCGGATGGTATAATTTTCCGCAATTTTGTCCAATTTTTCCATGCACCCCTTCGTATAGATTTCGGGCATCACCGCGGCGCACTTAACCAACGTCGCGAACGAAACATTAACAAAGGAGTAAAATCATGGAAAATGCTATTCTCGGTAACGATATTTTCGAAAAATTCAACGAGGGCGAGCTTAGGCTCTCGGGCAAAACGGTCGCTTTCAAGGATATCGTCTGGTCCAAGCACCCGACTTTCGAGGGCGTAGAACTCAAGCATATCATCAACGCGAAAGAAACCGGCGGCACGTTCAGCTATCATTTGGTGAGAATCGCGCCAAACAAGAGCATCAAAACGCACATTCACGAAACCCAGCTCGAAACCCACGAGGTTATCGCAGGCAGCGGCATTTGCGTCAATGACGGCGCCAAGCTCGAATATACTCCGGGAGTTATCTCGATTATGCCGGCAAAAGTCCCGCACCAGGTAGATGCTGGCGACCAGGGGCTTTATCTGTTCGCGAAGTTCATGCCAGCGCTTTGTTAAGGAGATCCCCACCTTGGTGGCCATGCGCACTAAGCACTAAAAATGCTAAGTGCTGTCCGCCCGCTTACGCGGGGATGACAGAAAGAGTGATGTTAGCTATCCTTCACCGCTTTCTTGTATTCTTTCGGAGAAAGGCCGACGACTTTTTTAAAGCAGCGGTCCATGTGGCTTTGGTCGTAAAACCCAGCGTCAAAGGTCACCTCGGCTGCGGGCCTTTCTTTGAGCAACTTTTGCGCCTTGCGGACTTTGCACTGCATCTGGAACTGGTGCGGCGTGAGTCCGAAGGCCTTTTTGAATTCGCGTATCATGTGGAACAGGCTAATGCATGCATCATGCGCCATTTGTTCTATCAGGTAAATGTTTTCGGGATTTTCAAGGATGCTTTTTTGCAATTCATCTAACCGCGCGACGGTACTTTCATAATCCCGCGCACAACCCTCAGCAACAATCTCGTCGGGCTCCAACGCGGTACACAGAACCACCATTGAATAGCATTCATCGCCTACGGTCTTGATTTCGTGCAACGTATTCGGAGGAATCTGGAACTGCTCTCCGGCGCCATAAATTTTCGCCTCACCGTTCAGCACCATGCAAACGCGGCCCTCTTCAATATAGCCCACGGTCATGTGCCCGGTATGCGTGTGCGGCGGGTACGACTTGCGCCAATCCTTGTAACGCACGCATTCAATCCGGTCGTTCTTTTTACTGTACGAAATCTCGCTCATTTTCTATCGCCATAGATAACAATTTACCATTCTTTCTACATCCACATTTTGTATATTACGACTAGTTTTCAATTAAGGAGGAAAACAAATGAAGAAAATCACCCTAATTATTTGCCTTTTGGCATGCATCAGTTTCGCACAAACCAGCATTTTTGCTGGGCTTGGTCAAGCTTACCACGGACTCGTCGGTGTAGAACAGACGTTCTTGAACGGGCACCTGTCTGCAAACGCGCACTGGCTGGGTTACGATTCA from uncultured Fibrobacter sp. encodes:
- a CDS encoding cupin domain-containing protein — encoded protein: MENAILGNDIFEKFNEGELRLSGKTVAFKDIVWSKHPTFEGVELKHIINAKETGGTFSYHLVRIAPNKSIKTHIHETQLETHEVIAGSGICVNDGAKLEYTPGVISIMPAKVPHQVDAGDQGLYLFAKFMPALC
- a CDS encoding AraC family transcriptional regulator, yielding MSEISYSKKNDRIECVRYKDWRKSYPPHTHTGHMTVGYIEEGRVCMVLNGEAKIYGAGEQFQIPPNTLHEIKTVGDECYSMVVLCTALEPDEIVAEGCARDYESTVARLDELQKSILENPENIYLIEQMAHDACISLFHMIREFKKAFGLTPHQFQMQCKVRKAQKLLKERPAAEVTFDAGFYDQSHMDRCFKKVVGLSPKEYKKAVKDS